The sequence CATCCTTCAAATGGGTCAATATAATACTTGGTAACTTAAAAAATGCGCTCAAAGGTACTTATCATGCAATTAATCGCAAGCATGTTCCGCGGTACCTGGCAGAATTTCAGTACAGATTCAATCGCCGATATGATCTGCCGTCCATGATTCACAGACTGATTTATGTTGCTCTTAGGACTCCAC is a genomic window of Desulforegula conservatrix Mb1Pa containing:
- a CDS encoding transposase yields the protein SFKWVNIILGNLKNALKGTYHAINRKHVPRYLAEFQYRFNRRYDLPSMIHRLIYVALRTPPMPSTMLSMAEAEW